A region of the Litchfieldia alkalitelluris genome:
TCCATCATAAACATTACGTTTTTTCCTTTATCACGAAAGAATTCTGCAATCGCGGTTGCAGTATAAGCCGCCTTTACACGCATCAATGCTGGTTGATCAGATGTAGAAACGATAATGATTGAGTTTCTGAGTCCTTCACTCCCAAGGTCATTTTCAATAAATTCTCTAACTTCTCGTCCTCGTTCACCAATTAAAGCAATTACATTAATATCAGCAGTTGTATTTCTTGCAATCATCCCCATTAGCGTACTTTTTCCTACGCCACTTCCTGCAAATATCCCAACTCTTTGTCCTTTACCAACTGTTAACAAACTATCAATCATTTTCACACCGATATCAATTGGATCTCGAATTGGTGGTCTAAGCATAGGATTAGGAGGTGACTGGTCTGTTGGAACGTTGATTAAGCCTTTTGGTAAAGTAGTACCATCTAGGGGTAATCCTAAGGAATCTAATACACTTCCAATTAAACCATCCCCAACTCTTACTTCGAGAGGTTTCCCTGTAGATTCAACCACACTACCAGGTGATATATCATTAATGTTGCTATAGGGCATTAGGAGTACTTTCTCTTCTCTAAAGCCTACTACCTCAGCGTAAATCTTTCTTTTGTTATTTGAACCTATGTGTATATAGCATAAATCACCAATAGAACACTCCGGGCCTCTTGACTCAATCATTAGTCCAACCACTCTACTAATCTTTCCATAACGTTTATATTGATTGATAAACGGTAATTCTTTTATTAGTGACTCTATCTTCACCGCCTATTCCTCCAATAATAGAGCTAACAACTTCGATTTAATTTCTTCTAATTGGCTATCGACACTAGCTTCTATCTTCCCATATGACGATTCAATAAAGCAGCCTATTTCATCTAAATCAGGGTTAGGAAAAACAAAAACATCACAGTCACGATTGATAAGAGCTTTTAAATCATCTGTACTATCAACAAGTACTTCATAATATTTAGGATGAACTGTTATCTGAATTTGAGCGTGATCCTTAACCTCTTTAATAGCGGTTTTCACAATTGACAAATAAGTTAATGGCTCTGTATTTAGTTGCTCACCTATTATTTTTTCAGCAACTTTTATTCCTAATGAAAGAATGATCTCTTCAGTATTCTCTATATGCTTTAGTGAGTCCTTACGAGCTATTTCTACTATCTGCTTCCCATTTTCTAACAATTCATTATAACTACTTAAGCCTATTTTTCTTCCATCTGCATAGCCAATATTAAAGCCTTCCTCATTTGCCTGCTTAATTAGTAATTGCTTCTCAGTTTCCCAAGACTCTTTTTCAAAGAGGATCATCTGTTGTAGCTCTTCATACTTCTGCTGTGCTTCTTGTATCAATGTACTAGCTCTATTTTTTGCATCCTCAACGATAGATACCGAATAATTATCTAGCGCAATTTGATCTTCAGCACTAATTTGTTCATTTTCTTGACTTGTCTTTAAATTCTTCAAGGTAATTAGTCGATCGGACTTTTTTAACAGTTTAGACTCAGTAGACTTTATGATATTAGACAATAATATCATCTCCTCCACCGCGGGCTACCACTATTTCACCTGCATCCTCTAATCTCCTAATCACAGCCACAATACGAGATTGAGCTTCCTCAACTTCTTTAAGTCGAACAGGTCCCATGTATTCCATCTCTTCTTTAAAAGTCTCAACCATTCTTGTTGACATGTTTTTAAATACAACATCTTTTACCTCTTCACTTGCAACCTTTAACCCGAGCAACAGATCTTCACTTTCCACATCCCGTACCACTCTTTGGATAGATCTGCTATCAAGAGTAACGATATCTTCAAAGACAAACATTCTCTTTTTAATTTCTTCTGCAAGGGCGGGATCTTGAATCTCTAGAGCATCTATAATTGTTCTCTCTGTGCTACGATCCACCTTATTCAGGACCTCTACTACAGCTTCAACTCCGCCTGTTTGTGTATAGTCCTGCGTTACGGTTGCTGATAGTTTTTGTTCAAGAATTTGTTCAACCTCGTTTATAATCTCGGGTGAAGTGCTTTCCATAACCGCTATTCTTCGTGCTACATCCGCTTGCATATCTTGCGGAAGCTCTGAAAGAATCTGACCGGCTTGACCCGGATCTAAATATGAAAGAATAAGAGAAATTGTTTGTGGATGCTCATTTTGAATAAAATTAAGAATCTGAGCAGGATCAGCTTTCCTTGCAAAATCAAAAGGCTTCACTTGTAGTGAAGATGTTAATCGGTTAATAATTGATGAAGCTTGATCTTCTCCCAAAGCCTTTTCAAGAACTGTCTTTGCATATCCGATTCCACCTTGAGAAATATACTCTTGCGCTAAAGCGATGTTATGAAATTCTTCAATGATTTCATCCTTCACTTTTGCTTCAACAGTTCGAACACTTGAAATTTCAAGCGTTAATTTTTCAATTTCTTCTTCAGTTAAATGCTTATAAATGGATGAAGCAACATCAGGCCCTAATGAAATGAGTAGGACGGCAGCCTTTTGTCTATCTGAGAATTCATCATTTTTTCGTTTCACGTTCTAGGACCTCCTATTCCTCTGACAACCATGATTTTAATAGTTTCGCGAAATCTTCCGGCTTTTCTCTTGCCATTTTTTCTAGTTGTTTTCTTCTTGCCGTAGCCTCAGTTTCTTTCTCTTTTATCACATCAGGTATCTCATAAGGAATATATGGTGGTGTATTTAATTCTTCTTCAACATAGTAGTCTTCATTTTCCTTATTTTTTCTTCGGAAAATGACAAACAATAAGATAACGACAATCAATAACAAAGCACCACCAACGATATAAACCCACACCGGGATTTTAGAAGTAGTGGCAACTCCTTCGGGAAACTGAGCTTTTCCATTAAACTGCTGAACTGACACAACTACATTATCTTGTAAAGCTTCATCTGTCATTTCTACTCCTGCAGCATCTTTATCAATGCTTGTTCGAACAATTGTTGTAAGTATCTGAGTAATATCCTCAACACTTTGAACAGGAAGAGATTGTGGATTCTCTGGATCGGGAGGTTCTACCATAACCTGTATCCCTAGGTCTCTGATTTTATATGGAGCCTCAATTATTTCCTTTCGAATTCGGTTAACATCCTTATTAACCCGTTCCTCAATTCTTTCATAGTCTCCATTTCCATTTACAGCACCAGCTGGATAGTTTGCTACTTCTTCATCACCGACGCCAGCCACACCAGCAGCTGCATTCCCATTTCCAGTAAATGTTTCAGTAATACGCTCAACACTTATATCCAAACCTTCCATATTTTCTTCGTCTGAAGGAACAACAAGGTTTTCTTCACGGTTTTCTTGAGTAAAATCAAGATCAGCCGTTACTGAAACCAATACTTTATCATGTCCCATCATAGTTCCAAGCATTTGTTGAACTTGACGTTGAATGTCTTTTTCAATTTCACGTTTCAAATCAAGTTGTGAAGTGATATTTCCGATGTTTGTTGAATTTTCATTATTTTCAAGATCAAAATACTCAAAATTTTGATTGGTAATGACGATATTATCAGTAGGAAGATTTGGAACACTTTTAGCAACCAAATGATATAACGCTTTTATCTGTTGCTGAGTAAATTGGTAGCCTGGTTTTGTATTTAAAACAATTGATGCTGATGCAACGTTTTCAGCCTCACTAAGGAAGACACTAGTTTCAGGGATGTTAATCATGACAGTTGCATCACTGATTCCATCAATCCCCTTAATTAAATTCGATATTTCTGTTTGCATAGCTTCAAGCTTGATAACATTAAATTCATTATCGGTCATTCCAAAACCAGCATTTTGACCAAAAAATGTGTAATCGATTGTTCCTGAATTCGGTATACCTTCTGCAGCCAGCTCTACCTTTAACGTATCAACCATTAATTCTGGAACTTTTATAGTCGAACCATTGTCCGCAATTTCTGATTGTATACCTCTAGAATCTAGGGTTGCTTTTATTTGACCAGTTTCTTGGGGAGATAGATTACTATAAAGAGGAACCATATTTTTATCCGATGATAAAAGGATAGAAATAATTAAAATAATAACAAGTAAAATTACAGTTCCTATCATAAGTAACTTTTGAATTTTCGAACGTTCCACCCAAAAGGATTTTATTTTATTCATATACTGATTAATTTGCTCGTTCAAGGTGCATTCCTCCGGCTATTTCTTAATTATGCAAGGTAAAATAACCGAATGAATTAAACTTGCATTCTCATTATCTCTTGATATGCTTCAACAACTTTATTCCGAACCTCAATCGTTGTTAATAGGGTAACACCCGATTTTTCAGCAGCTATCATCACTTCATGTAAATCAACTTTCTCACCGGAAGCTAATTTGTTAGTCATTAAATCAGATGCGTTTGAAGCTTTATTTACTTGATTAATTGCATCCTTTAGGAAGGTAGAAAACTGGTTAATAGAATCTGAACTACTTTTACTAGCCATTGTATTGATTTGATTTGGTAATTGATATTTATTTAATACATTTAAACGATCAATCATTTACTCCACCTATTTCCCTATCTCTAAAGATTTCATTAGTAGGCCTTTCGATGCATTAAACACAGTCACATTCGCTTCGTATGACCTTGTAGCACTGATTAAATCTACCATTTCTTTTAATGGATCCACATTTGGCATTGCAACATACCCTTGGTCATTAGCATCAGGATGCTCTGGTTGATATACTAGTTTTGCAGGAGAATCATCTTCTTCAATTCTAGTAACCTTTACCCCATGACCTACAGATTGGTTCATTGCTCTATTAAGAAGATTTGTAAATTGACTCTCACTCGCTTGAGTGGTAACTACTTTTCGTTTATACGGTTGCCATTGTCCATCTACATACTGTCCACGTGTTGTATCCACGTTTGCCATATTAGAAGATATAACATCCATCCTCAGTCGCCCCGCTGTTAGTGCAGAAGCACTATTATTCAAGCTGTGAAAAATAGTCATTTTTACTTACCACCTTTAACTACTGTTTTTAATGAATTAAACTTCGAAGATATCCTATCAGCGACTGCATTAAAGTAAATTTGGTTTTCTGCTAAACTAGACATTTCCTTATCTATATCAACATTGTTACCGTTATGATTATATTGATTACCAATACTATTAACCACTTTAACTGAAGAACTTCTACCACCTGAAAAGTCAATATGTAACGCACTTGTCTTGTTTGCATTTATAGATTGGTTCAATTCTGTTTTAAAACTAACATCTTTTGCTTTGTAGTTTGGTGTATCTACATTGGCAATATTATGAGATATCGTTTTTTGTCTTGTTGATGAGTATTTTAATGCTTGTTCAAGCGAATTTATGGTACCGGAAAAAAGTTTCACTCAAAAGTCCCCTCACAAAAATAATACAAATTTCGAATATATATAACGAATTATGCTAACTTTCTACTATTTTAATGAATAATGAGGTTTCTGTCTATGTAACATCTGTGAAAAATATTTATTTTTCGACAAAATAGTTCTTTTTACACACCGTTTGTTCAAAATGCCCTTTAATTATCAATCATATATATAAATTCGGTTGTGAAAAAAATCACTTTATAAAATTTTAGACAAAAAAATGAGCATAGTATGCTCATTTTTTTTAGAATATAGAGTTTCAATTTTTTCACAATAAGTTAGCATTACCTATACTAATTCGTTTTTAATTTTGCCAGTTCCACTAGGAATTTATCATTTAATACTTTAATATAAGTACCTTTCATACCAAGTGATCTTGATTCGATTACTCCAGCACTTTCAAGTTTTCTTAAAGCATTTACGATTACAGATCTTGTAATCCCTACTCTATCAGCTATTTTACTTGCTACTAATAATCCTTCATTACCGTTTAGTTCTTCAAAGATATGTTCAATTGCTTCTAGTTCGCTATATGAGAGGGAGCTAATCGCCATTTGAACTACCGCTTTACTTCGAGCTTCATCTTCAATTTCCTCTGCCTTTTCACGTAGAATTTCCATACCTACTACTGTAGCGCCATATTCAGCAAGGATTAAATCATCACTTTCGAAATTTTGTTGTAAACGTGATAGCACAAGAGTCCCTAATCGTTCACCACCACCAATAATTGGTACAATGGTAGTTAAACCAGATTGAAATAACTCTCTATTTTCTACAGGGAATGCAGTATATTCACTGTTGATATCTATGTTAGAAGACGTTTCAGTAATATTAAATAAGTTATTTGTATAATCTTCTGGGAATTGTCTATCCTCAAGCATCTTCTTCATTCTCTCGTTTTCAATCTGCTGATTAATAGCATATCCTAAAAGCTTTCCACGTCTGCTAACTACAAACACATTCGCTTCAATTACATCGCGTAATGTTTCAGACATTTCCTTAAAGTTAACTGGCTTTCCAGCTGCCTTTTGTAATAAAGCATTAATTTTCCTTGTTTTTTCTAATAAATACATCGTTGTTCCTCCTGCTACTTTTAAAAAAAGTAATTATAATATAAACCTACTTAAGTCCTTATCTCTTGCAATAGAACTTAATTTATCTTCAACATATTGAGGGGTAATCGTAATATGTTCCATAGATATATCCGGAGCTTCAAAAGATAAGTCCTCTAGAAGTCGTTCTAGAATTGTATGTAATCTTCTTGCGCCAATATTATCAGTATCCTGATTTACCTGGTATGCGATTTCAGCTATCTTACGAATAGCATCGTCAGAAAATTCAAGTTGTATACCTTCAGTTTCTAATAATGCAGAATATTGTTTTAATAACGCATTATCTGGTTCAACTAAAATACTAACAAAGTCATCAATCGTTAGTTTAGTTAATTCTACACGAATTGGAAATCTTCCTTGTAATTCAGGTATTAAATCTGAAGGCTTTGCCATATGAAAAGCCCCTGCAGCAATGAATAAGACGTGATCTGTTTTAACTGATCCATACTTTGTTACAACTGTGGATCCCTCAACTATTGGCAAGATATCACGTTGGACTCCTTCTCTTGAAACATCAGCCGAAGAAGACTGACTGTTTTTTCCAGCGATCTTATCAATTTCATCGATGAAAATAATTCCTGATTGTTCAGCCCTTAAGATAGCGTCTTGTGTTACTTCGTCCATATCAATTAATTTTGATGCTTCTTCATTAGTCAGAACCTTACGGGCTTCTTTGACCGTTAATTTTCTTTTCTTTTTTTTCTTTGGCATCAAGTTACTAAAGGCATCCTGCATATTCATGCCCATTTGCTCCATTCCTGATCCCTGAAGCATATCGAACATTGATGATTGACTTTCTTCAACTTCTACAGTTACATAATGATCCTCGAGTTCACCTAAAGCAAGCTTATGAGCAGTTTGTCTGCGTTTGTCATTGATATTAGTTTCCTCATTTTGAGGTTCCTGATCAA
Encoded here:
- the fliF gene encoding flagellar basal-body MS-ring/collar protein FliF, encoding MNEQINQYMNKIKSFWVERSKIQKLLMIGTVILLVIILIISILLSSDKNMVPLYSNLSPQETGQIKATLDSRGIQSEIADNGSTIKVPELMVDTLKVELAAEGIPNSGTIDYTFFGQNAGFGMTDNEFNVIKLEAMQTEISNLIKGIDGISDATVMINIPETSVFLSEAENVASASIVLNTKPGYQFTQQQIKALYHLVAKSVPNLPTDNIVITNQNFEYFDLENNENSTNIGNITSQLDLKREIEKDIQRQVQQMLGTMMGHDKVLVSVTADLDFTQENREENLVVPSDEENMEGLDISVERITETFTGNGNAAAGVAGVGDEEVANYPAGAVNGNGDYERIEERVNKDVNRIRKEIIEAPYKIRDLGIQVMVEPPDPENPQSLPVQSVEDITQILTTIVRTSIDKDAAGVEMTDEALQDNVVVSVQQFNGKAQFPEGVATTSKIPVWVYIVGGALLLIVVILLFVIFRRKNKENEDYYVEEELNTPPYIPYEIPDVIKEKETEATARRKQLEKMAREKPEDFAKLLKSWLSEE
- the codY gene encoding GTP-sensing pleiotropic transcriptional regulator CodY, encoding MYLLEKTRKINALLQKAAGKPVNFKEMSETLRDVIEANVFVVSRRGKLLGYAINQQIENERMKKMLEDRQFPEDYTNNLFNITETSSNIDINSEYTAFPVENRELFQSGLTTIVPIIGGGERLGTLVLSRLQQNFESDDLILAEYGATVVGMEILREKAEEIEDEARSKAVVQMAISSLSYSELEAIEHIFEELNGNEGLLVASKIADRVGITRSVIVNALRKLESAGVIESRSLGMKGTYIKVLNDKFLVELAKLKTN
- the flgB gene encoding flagellar basal body rod protein FlgB; translated protein: MKLFSGTINSLEQALKYSSTRQKTISHNIANVDTPNYKAKDVSFKTELNQSINANKTSALHIDFSGGRSSSVKVVNSIGNQYNHNGNNVDIDKEMSSLAENQIYFNAVADRISSKFNSLKTVVKGGK
- the fliE gene encoding flagellar hook-basal body complex protein FliE, encoding MIDRLNVLNKYQLPNQINTMASKSSSDSINQFSTFLKDAINQVNKASNASDLMTNKLASGEKVDLHEVMIAAEKSGVTLLTTIEVRNKVVEAYQEIMRMQV
- the fliI gene encoding flagellar protein export ATPase FliI, which encodes MKIESLIKELPFINQYKRYGKISRVVGLMIESRGPECSIGDLCYIHIGSNNKRKIYAEVVGFREEKVLLMPYSNINDISPGSVVESTGKPLEVRVGDGLIGSVLDSLGLPLDGTTLPKGLINVPTDQSPPNPMLRPPIRDPIDIGVKMIDSLLTVGKGQRVGIFAGSGVGKSTLMGMIARNTTADINVIALIGERGREVREFIENDLGSEGLRNSIIIVSTSDQPALMRVKAAYTATAIAEFFRDKGKNVMFMMDSVTRIAMAQREIGLAIGEPPTTKGYTPSVFAILPRLLERTGTSELGSITAFYTVLVDGDDMNEPIADTVRGILDGHYILDRNLANKGQYPAINVIKSISRVMNQIVSEEHRRNAEKLRDLLTTYMNAEDLINIGAYKRGSSKEIDEAIRYYPKIISFLKQATHENISKRDSINDLQRLVEMGE
- the hslU gene encoding HslU--HslV peptidase ATPase subunit encodes the protein MVKSNLTPRQIVEKLDQYIIGQKDAKKAVSVALRNRYRRSLLNEKLREEIVPKNILMIGPTGVGKTEIARRLAKLVGAPFIKVEATKFTEVGYVGRDVESMVRDLVETSVRLVKEEKIVEVQDRAEENANRRLVELLVPGQKKQSSYKNPLEMLFGGNQAEVDQEPQNEETNINDKRRQTAHKLALGELEDHYVTVEVEESQSSMFDMLQGSGMEQMGMNMQDAFSNLMPKKKKKRKLTVKEARKVLTNEEASKLIDMDEVTQDAILRAEQSGIIFIDEIDKIAGKNSQSSSADVSREGVQRDILPIVEGSTVVTKYGSVKTDHVLFIAAGAFHMAKPSDLIPELQGRFPIRVELTKLTIDDFVSILVEPDNALLKQYSALLETEGIQLEFSDDAIRKIAEIAYQVNQDTDNIGARRLHTILERLLEDLSFEAPDISMEHITITPQYVEDKLSSIARDKDLSRFIL
- the flgC gene encoding flagellar basal body rod protein FlgC, producing the protein MTIFHSLNNSASALTAGRLRMDVISSNMANVDTTRGQYVDGQWQPYKRKVVTTQASESQFTNLLNRAMNQSVGHGVKVTRIEEDDSPAKLVYQPEHPDANDQGYVAMPNVDPLKEMVDLISATRSYEANVTVFNASKGLLMKSLEIGK
- the fliG gene encoding flagellar motor switch protein FliG gives rise to the protein MKRKNDEFSDRQKAAVLLISLGPDVASSIYKHLTEEEIEKLTLEISSVRTVEAKVKDEIIEEFHNIALAQEYISQGGIGYAKTVLEKALGEDQASSIINRLTSSLQVKPFDFARKADPAQILNFIQNEHPQTISLILSYLDPGQAGQILSELPQDMQADVARRIAVMESTSPEIINEVEQILEQKLSATVTQDYTQTGGVEAVVEVLNKVDRSTERTIIDALEIQDPALAEEIKKRMFVFEDIVTLDSRSIQRVVRDVESEDLLLGLKVASEEVKDVVFKNMSTRMVETFKEEMEYMGPVRLKEVEEAQSRIVAVIRRLEDAGEIVVARGGGDDIIV
- the fliH gene encoding flagellar assembly protein FliH, which translates into the protein MSNIIKSTESKLLKKSDRLITLKNLKTSQENEQISAEDQIALDNYSVSIVEDAKNRASTLIQEAQQKYEELQQMILFEKESWETEKQLLIKQANEEGFNIGYADGRKIGLSSYNELLENGKQIVEIARKDSLKHIENTEEIILSLGIKVAEKIIGEQLNTEPLTYLSIVKTAIKEVKDHAQIQITVHPKYYEVLVDSTDDLKALINRDCDVFVFPNPDLDEIGCFIESSYGKIEASVDSQLEEIKSKLLALLLEE